Proteins encoded within one genomic window of Lysinibacillus sphaericus:
- a CDS encoding ABC transporter permease produces the protein MKKIGPILLGFILLIAVWQLVSIMGGHDAALFPPPLAVLNALLVTIKDGSIFEHIQISLLRFFSGYLLAVVVAVIIGLVVGRLGRIWAVLDPIVQVLRPVSPIAWSPFIVLWFGIGNMPAIVIIFIAAFFPVLLSTVAAVKKVDATYLRIAANFEMSHFNLLRKIVFPAAFPMIANGLHMALGSAWIFLVAGEMVGAQSGLGFLIVDARNSLSLDLVMAAIIVIGILGLLLDKSIRYFERWVAKIWGGQSA, from the coding sequence ATGAAAAAAATAGGACCTATTTTACTTGGATTTATATTATTGATAGCAGTTTGGCAGCTCGTCTCGATTATGGGGGGGCATGATGCCGCATTATTTCCTCCACCATTGGCTGTTTTGAATGCACTTCTAGTGACCATCAAAGATGGGTCAATATTCGAACATATCCAAATTAGTTTGTTGCGTTTTTTTAGTGGCTATTTATTAGCTGTTGTGGTGGCTGTTATTATCGGCTTAGTTGTCGGAAGGTTGGGGAGAATTTGGGCTGTGCTTGATCCAATTGTGCAAGTACTACGCCCTGTTTCACCCATTGCTTGGTCACCTTTTATCGTGCTATGGTTCGGCATTGGTAATATGCCCGCCATCGTTATTATTTTTATTGCTGCATTTTTCCCGGTGCTATTATCCACGGTGGCAGCAGTGAAAAAAGTTGATGCAACTTACTTACGGATTGCAGCCAATTTCGAAATGTCCCATTTTAATTTATTGCGAAAAATTGTATTTCCGGCGGCATTTCCTATGATTGCAAATGGTCTGCATATGGCATTAGGAAGTGCGTGGATTTTTTTAGTTGCTGGGGAAATGGTTGGAGCGCAATCCGGGCTAGGTTTTTTAATAGTGGATGCACGAAATTCACTTAGTCTTGATTTAGTAATGGCAGCGATTATTGTGATTGGTATACTCGGCTTACTACTCGATAAATCGATTCGTTATTTTGAACGTTGGGTTGCGAAAATTTGGGGTGGGCAAAGTGCTTAG
- a CDS encoding IS3 family transposase (programmed frameshift): MGTRVSYPYEVKMKAIKMRLAGVPVKQILLELNIRHKTQVETWVRWYRNGEVNRLKQPVGKQYIFNKGPEPDNEQTKLALENRYLKQQIEVPKKVRRVGEEVVGEVAVQLVASLRSMMSVKDICKHFGIARSTYYRWKQASTDARSRQAIERRIGELCRANKFRYGYRKITALLRQEMCVNHKVVQRIMQKYGWQCRVKVKKRKRTGQPYAIAANLLNRDFEATAPLQKLVTDITYLPFGQKQLYLSSIQDLYNGEIIAYSIGDCQDTDFVLDTLAQLHHLPEGCTLHSDQGAVYTSYDYQQAVKAKGITMSMSRKGTPADNAPIESFHSVLKSETFYLDNLNSTTTAIVEQTVKDYINYYNNNRIQTKLNNQSPVQYRQLVG, encoded by the exons ATGGGAACAAGAGTGAGTTATCCCTATGAAGTAAAAATGAAAGCGATTAAGATGCGATTAGCGGGTGTACCTGTCAAACAGATTCTATTGGAATTAAATATACGCCATAAAACACAGGTCGAAACATGGGTGCGTTGGTATAGAAATGGTGAAGTCAATCGTTTGAAACAACCTGTAGGCAAACAATATATCTTTAATAAGGGTCCTGAACCGGACAATGAACAAACGAAATTAGCATTGGAAAACCGTTATTTAAAGCAACAAATTGAGGTGC CTAAAAAAGTACGCAGAGTTGGAGAGGAAGTGGTTGGAGAAGTAGCAGTACAGTTAGTTGCGTCACTAAGAAGCATGATGTCTGTAAAGGACATTTGTAAACACTTTGGGATTGCACGATCTACCTACTATCGTTGGAAACAGGCATCAACCGATGCAAGGTCTCGTCAAGCAATAGAGAGACGTATCGGTGAACTCTGTCGAGCAAATAAATTTCGCTATGGCTACAGAAAAATTACAGCACTCTTACGTCAAGAAATGTGCGTCAATCATAAAGTGGTTCAACGTATCATGCAAAAATATGGTTGGCAATGTCGCGTGAAAGTGAAAAAACGGAAACGAACAGGACAACCTTATGCAATCGCAGCAAATTTATTAAATCGCGATTTTGAAGCCACCGCACCGTTACAGAAGCTCGTAACTGATATTACTTACTTGCCATTTGGTCAAAAACAGTTGTATCTTTCAAGTATTCAAGATTTATATAATGGTGAAATTATTGCCTATTCGATTGGAGACTGCCAAGATACTGATTTTGTGCTGGATACATTAGCTCAACTTCATCATTTGCCCGAAGGGTGTACGTTGCACAGTGACCAAGGGGCGGTATACACATCGTATGATTATCAACAGGCCGTAAAAGCAAAAGGCATTACCATGAGCATGTCCCGTAAAGGTACGCCCGCTGATAATGCCCCAATCGAATCGTTTCATTCTGTGTTAAAGTCTGAAACATTCTACTTAGACAATTTGAACAGTACTACGACGGCCATCGTAGAACAAACTGTCAAAGACTATATAAACTATTATAACAATAACCGAATTCAAACGAAACTAAACAACCAGTCGCCGGTTCAATACCGACAACTGGTTGGGTAA
- a CDS encoding acyl-CoA dehydrogenase family protein, giving the protein MALGKAGFFASTQKDEQTVLLDELTIVQETAKVCMTTAFCLWCHLAALTYLRKTDNELLRAKILPLLERGEVLGATGLSNPMKYYAGLEKLHLTAQRIDGGYVVNGILPAVSNLGANHWFGAIAYNGEQEVMVFVNTDHERITLKEKNHFLGINGSATYTCKFDNVFVGDDYVVAQEASTFVDSIRPTFVLYQIPLGFGVVAAAIEGIEKVKAKQNGCNEYLQVQADELKEKLQHLQALLQALIQSGDVTLQAICQIRLQGVYQTLAAVQANMLHNGSAGYIAGSTPSRKLREAYFLANLTPTVRQLEKMTQIAKVAK; this is encoded by the coding sequence ATGGCACTCGGCAAAGCAGGATTTTTTGCTTCAACACAAAAGGACGAGCAAACAGTACTACTAGATGAGCTAACGATTGTACAAGAGACGGCGAAAGTTTGTATGACAACTGCATTTTGCCTATGGTGCCACCTTGCAGCTTTAACTTATTTACGTAAAACAGACAATGAACTATTACGCGCAAAGATTTTACCATTACTTGAACGTGGAGAAGTGCTTGGTGCAACGGGTTTATCGAATCCAATGAAGTATTATGCTGGTCTAGAAAAACTACATTTAACAGCACAACGCATCGATGGAGGCTATGTCGTAAATGGTATTTTACCTGCTGTTTCAAACTTAGGAGCCAATCATTGGTTTGGTGCAATTGCTTATAACGGTGAGCAAGAAGTGATGGTTTTTGTAAATACGGACCATGAGCGTATTACATTAAAGGAAAAAAATCACTTCTTAGGCATAAATGGTAGTGCTACGTATACATGTAAATTTGATAACGTCTTTGTTGGGGATGACTATGTAGTAGCACAAGAAGCAAGCACATTCGTGGATAGTATTCGCCCAACATTTGTACTGTATCAAATTCCACTTGGCTTTGGAGTAGTAGCGGCAGCGATTGAAGGCATAGAAAAGGTCAAGGCCAAGCAAAATGGCTGCAATGAATATTTGCAGGTGCAAGCCGATGAACTAAAAGAGAAACTACAACATTTACAAGCATTACTGCAAGCATTAATACAATCGGGCGACGTTACGTTACAAGCGATTTGTCAGATTCGTTTGCAAGGCGTATATCAAACATTAGCAGCAGTTCAAGCTAACATGCTACATAATGGTTCTGCGGGCTATATTGCTGGAAGTACACCATCACGCAAGCTGCGCGAAGCATATTTCTTAGCGAATTTAACGCCAACCGTTAGACAGCTTGAAAAGATGACGCAGATAGCAAAGGTAGCGAAATAG
- a CDS encoding winged helix-turn-helix transcriptional regulator — MKTRYDLPCNIAQTLNIIGDRWTLLILHELLIGQTNFNDIKLNLPGLSANLLSARLKSLEEAGLVASTLYSAHPPRYAYSLTESGKALESVFNAMILWGSEHLDPCYKEIVDAQSGERVEIGYYSKTTGKRIDTIQIRAIQNGANQ; from the coding sequence ATGAAAACACGTTATGATTTACCATGCAATATTGCACAAACTTTAAACATTATCGGTGATCGTTGGACATTGCTCATTTTACATGAGCTATTGATCGGTCAAACAAACTTTAATGACATTAAGTTAAATTTGCCAGGCCTTTCTGCAAATTTATTGTCCGCTCGTTTAAAATCTTTAGAAGAAGCAGGTCTTGTCGCTTCTACACTCTATTCAGCCCACCCACCACGCTACGCCTATTCTTTAACGGAATCAGGAAAGGCATTGGAATCCGTTTTTAACGCGATGATTTTATGGGGCAGTGAGCATTTGGATCCTTGCTATAAAGAAATTGTTGATGCCCAATCAGGTGAGCGAGTAGAAATTGGGTACTATTCCAAAACAACGGGAAAACGAATTGACACTATTCAAATACGTGCTATTCAAAACGGAGCTAACCAATGA
- a CDS encoding DUF4242 domain-containing protein, translating into MSLFLVESTVSEVSNKEQFAALVERVGQAQEVTVIEVQVAKDFSRAYFILEANKEAQATSALTAQNIQIDLVKEVRLVGKELDEVKTNQEVVNYLVEWEIPAEITMDQYLARKKKNSVHYEEVPEVHFSRTYVCEDMTKCLCFYDAPDEAAVKRAREAVQTPITSLTELADK; encoded by the coding sequence ATGAGTTTATTTTTGGTAGAATCAACAGTAAGTGAAGTATCAAACAAAGAGCAATTTGCAGCACTAGTAGAGCGTGTAGGGCAAGCACAAGAGGTAACGGTAATTGAAGTACAAGTGGCGAAGGATTTTAGCCGTGCATACTTTATCTTGGAAGCGAATAAAGAAGCGCAAGCGACAAGCGCACTAACTGCGCAAAACATTCAAATAGATTTAGTCAAAGAAGTTCGTCTAGTTGGAAAAGAGCTTGATGAGGTTAAAACAAATCAAGAAGTCGTGAACTATTTAGTTGAATGGGAAATACCAGCAGAAATTACAATGGATCAATATTTGGCGCGTAAAAAGAAAAATTCAGTGCATTATGAAGAAGTACCAGAAGTACATTTTTCTCGCACATATGTATGCGAAGATATGACGAAATGCTTGTGCTTCTATGATGCACCGGATGAAGCCGCTGTAAAACGTGCCCGTGAGGCAGTGCAAACACCAATCACATCGTTAACTGAATTAGCGGATAAGTAG
- a CDS encoding ABC transporter ATP-binding protein, producing MTAPLISIQQVSKAFAEQTVLHQISLDIQKGEVIAILGKSGCGKSTLLNLVGGFEQPTTGQVLLESQVVTKASKRCMMLMQNYGLLPWRSVQKNVELALEGEALSKVERQQRAQYYLKLVGLENRLTALPSELSGGMQQRVAIARALAIRPEVILMDEPFAALDTFTRYYLQDELLAIQKKEQTTILLVTHDIDEAIYLADRIFIMSPNPGRIHRELYIRSAKPRDRSDSEFQYFREIIFNEFQFTHPQDTIEYNI from the coding sequence ATGACAGCACCGTTAATTTCTATTCAACAGGTAAGTAAAGCATTTGCTGAGCAGACAGTGCTCCATCAAATTTCATTGGATATACAAAAGGGAGAGGTTATAGCCATCTTAGGAAAAAGTGGTTGTGGCAAGAGTACGTTATTGAATTTAGTAGGTGGATTTGAACAGCCAACTACGGGACAAGTATTGCTAGAAAGTCAGGTTGTAACAAAGGCGAGCAAACGCTGTATGATGCTTATGCAAAATTACGGGTTACTCCCTTGGCGCTCGGTACAAAAAAATGTGGAACTCGCATTAGAAGGAGAAGCGTTATCTAAAGTTGAACGACAGCAACGGGCACAGTACTATTTGAAGCTTGTCGGCTTAGAAAATCGACTAACGGCTTTACCGAGTGAATTATCAGGAGGTATGCAACAGCGGGTCGCGATAGCACGTGCACTCGCAATTCGCCCAGAGGTTATTTTAATGGATGAACCATTTGCTGCACTCGATACTTTTACACGCTATTACTTACAGGACGAGCTTCTTGCCATCCAAAAAAAGGAGCAGACAACCATCTTACTGGTAACCCACGATATAGACGAAGCCATTTACTTGGCGGATCGCATTTTTATTATGAGTCCAAATCCTGGTCGCATTCATCGTGAGCTGTATATACGAAGTGCTAAACCACGAGATCGTTCAGATTCAGAATTTCAGTATTTCCGTGAGATTATTTTCAATGAATTCCAGTTTACCCACCCGCAAGATACGATTGAATATAACATTTAA
- a CDS encoding catalase, whose translation MDKSNSNQNKDLTENVKDQQLDAFRVNNDGTKMTTNQGLKVSNDEDSLKAGVRGPTIMEDFHFREKMTHFDHERIPERVVHARGFAAHGEFELYESMKEYTRAKFLQEPGKKIPVFVRFSTVVGSLGSMDTARDVRGFATKFYTEEGNYDLVGNNIPVFFIQDAIKFPDLIHAVKPEPHNDMPQAASAHDTFWDFVANNQEIAHMIMWVMSDRAIPRSFRMMEGFGVHTFRFVNDKGRSRFVKFHWKPVLGVHSLVWDEAQIIGGKDSDFQRRDLWESIEIGDYPEFELGVQMIEPEEEFRFDFDILDATKLWPEELVPVKRIGKMTLNRNVDNVFAETEQVAFHPGNVVPGIDFTNDPLLQGRLFSYIDTQLLRLGGPNFAEIPINRPVCPIHNNQRNGFSRQTINMGKVSYHKNSLAGNTPSTSTAKEGGFVHYEQKVEGRITRARSKSFDDHFSQARLFWNSMSPPEKQHIIDAFSFEVGKVKSKSVRQQVVDMFVHVDKAMAITIADNVGVNRPTGEQSKVTASSPALSQANTVKLPQTLKVGVLIGDGFDANEVGEVLKYLTRQGVRYSIISDRLGVVTANNGVQLMASETFITTDAVLFDSLYVVGVRADNQAKFNTYIVNYINEAYRHYKPIGIAATGTTFFNMSNANVGPGIVLATGNAGFAKKFVDAIAQQRFWQRNIY comes from the coding sequence GTGGATAAGTCCAATTCAAATCAAAATAAGGATTTAACCGAAAATGTGAAGGATCAACAACTAGATGCATTTCGTGTCAATAATGATGGAACGAAGATGACGACTAATCAGGGATTAAAAGTATCCAATGATGAAGACTCGTTAAAAGCTGGTGTGCGTGGGCCGACCATTATGGAGGATTTTCATTTTCGGGAAAAAATGACGCATTTTGACCACGAGCGGATTCCCGAAAGAGTCGTGCATGCGAGAGGCTTTGCAGCGCACGGAGAGTTTGAGCTATATGAGTCGATGAAAGAGTATACAAGAGCAAAATTTTTACAAGAGCCTGGAAAAAAGATACCCGTATTTGTTCGCTTTTCAACAGTAGTAGGGAGTTTAGGCTCAATGGATACTGCGCGTGATGTGCGAGGATTTGCAACGAAATTTTATACTGAGGAAGGCAATTATGATTTAGTCGGCAATAATATTCCTGTGTTTTTTATTCAGGATGCGATTAAGTTTCCTGATTTAATTCATGCCGTAAAACCTGAACCTCATAATGATATGCCTCAAGCAGCATCTGCTCATGATACGTTTTGGGATTTTGTCGCTAATAATCAAGAAATTGCCCATATGATTATGTGGGTTATGTCTGATCGAGCAATTCCTAGAAGTTTTCGGATGATGGAAGGCTTTGGTGTGCATACGTTCCGTTTTGTAAATGATAAAGGTCGGTCAAGATTTGTGAAATTTCATTGGAAACCTGTATTAGGTGTACATTCACTTGTTTGGGACGAAGCACAAATTATTGGTGGTAAAGATTCCGATTTTCAACGACGAGATTTATGGGAATCAATTGAAATTGGAGATTACCCAGAGTTCGAGCTTGGCGTCCAGATGATTGAACCGGAGGAAGAGTTTAGGTTCGATTTCGATATTTTGGATGCAACGAAATTATGGCCTGAAGAGCTAGTACCTGTAAAAAGAATTGGCAAAATGACTTTAAACCGCAATGTGGACAATGTTTTTGCGGAAACAGAGCAAGTAGCTTTTCACCCAGGAAATGTAGTACCAGGAATTGATTTTACGAATGACCCACTGTTACAAGGGCGTTTGTTTTCATATATTGATACACAGCTTCTTCGTTTAGGTGGACCGAACTTTGCTGAGATTCCGATTAATAGACCCGTTTGCCCGATTCATAATAATCAACGCAATGGCTTCAGTCGCCAGACGATTAATATGGGCAAGGTTAGTTATCATAAAAATTCGCTCGCAGGCAATACGCCTTCAACCTCTACAGCAAAAGAAGGAGGATTTGTGCATTATGAACAAAAGGTTGAGGGACGAATTACAAGAGCGCGTAGTAAATCCTTCGACGATCATTTCTCACAAGCTCGACTATTTTGGAATAGCATGTCGCCACCTGAAAAACAGCATATCATCGATGCTTTTAGTTTCGAGGTAGGCAAGGTCAAAAGTAAATCGGTGCGGCAGCAAGTTGTGGATATGTTTGTCCATGTTGATAAAGCGATGGCAATAACGATTGCGGATAATGTTGGCGTCAATCGACCAACAGGCGAGCAATCCAAGGTTACGGCATCATCACCCGCTTTGAGTCAGGCAAATACAGTAAAACTGCCTCAAACACTTAAAGTTGGTGTTTTGATTGGTGATGGATTTGATGCTAATGAGGTTGGGGAAGTGCTGAAATATTTAACAAGGCAAGGGGTTCGTTATAGCATAATATCGGATAGACTTGGTGTCGTAACTGCAAATAATGGTGTGCAGTTAATGGCAAGTGAAACGTTTATTACGACAGATGCAGTACTTTTTGACTCCCTGTATGTTGTGGGTGTTCGAGCAGATAATCAAGCAAAGTTTAACACCTATATCGTCAATTATATTAATGAGGCATACCGACATTACAAACCAATTGGAATTGCTGCAACAGGCACGACATTTTTTAATATGTCGAATGCAAACGTTGGGCCAGGTATTGTGTTAGCAACTGGAAATGCAGGGTTTGCTAAAAAATTTGTCGATGCTATTGCCCAGCAACGTTTTTGGCAACGTAATATTTATTGA
- the ssuE gene encoding NADPH-dependent FMN reductase translates to MTNVVIINGSNTRNSRVTAIQEKVERFFTAHSVALHTNYVHELPADALITANYANDDIIAENKKVEEADIVVILTPIYKASYTGILKTYLDLLPQKALVGKTVLPIAVGGSIGHLLALEYALKPILAVLGAINIAHSVYIVDKQIIRLENGNFAIEDDANNRLEAELNKLQNIVAIN, encoded by the coding sequence ATGACAAATGTAGTGATTATAAATGGTAGCAATACAAGGAATTCACGTGTAACGGCCATTCAAGAAAAGGTTGAACGTTTTTTTACCGCGCACAGTGTAGCACTACACACAAATTATGTACATGAGCTGCCTGCGGATGCGTTAATAACAGCAAACTATGCAAACGATGACATTATAGCAGAAAATAAAAAGGTTGAGGAGGCAGATATTGTAGTCATTTTAACACCGATTTATAAAGCATCTTATACAGGCATCTTAAAAACCTATTTAGATTTATTGCCACAAAAAGCATTGGTTGGGAAAACAGTTTTACCAATAGCAGTGGGAGGCTCTATTGGCCATTTACTAGCGTTAGAATATGCTCTTAAACCTATCTTGGCAGTATTAGGTGCTATTAATATTGCCCATTCCGTATATATTGTCGACAAACAAATTATTCGTCTAGAGAATGGGAACTTTGCCATTGAAGATGATGCAAATAATCGACTAGAAGCTGAACTTAATAAATTACAAAACATTGTTGCGATTAATTAA
- a CDS encoding ABC transporter substrate-binding protein, which yields MKKKLGILLFVFMLMLTLAACGTDDKSTASQAESNKKVVKIGYLPITHAAPLYMQTDKTYKGYAIELVKFGSWPELMDALNTGKIEGASVLIQLAMKAKEQGIDLKAVALGHRDGNVIVTAPTIKKVEDLKGQSFAIPNKYSTHNILLYRMLQQAGLKYEDVNVVELPPAEMPAALAEGRIAGYVVAEPFGAISVALEKGKVLFQSEELWPNSIDCGLVLRQAFIEENKDIAQQFVKDYAEAGELMNEGGDHAHEVVAKYIKVDKDVLDLSLNWISYHNLKIEADAYAILRDSLIEMGLSENPPSYEEFVDTTLLEE from the coding sequence ATGAAGAAGAAATTAGGCATCTTGCTATTCGTGTTCATGCTAATGTTAACGCTTGCGGCATGTGGGACGGATGACAAAAGTACAGCATCGCAAGCAGAGAGCAATAAAAAAGTTGTGAAAATTGGCTATTTACCAATTACCCATGCAGCACCGCTATATATGCAAACAGATAAAACCTACAAAGGATATGCCATTGAGCTCGTTAAATTTGGGTCATGGCCAGAGCTAATGGATGCTTTAAATACCGGTAAAATTGAAGGCGCATCAGTGCTGATTCAGTTAGCAATGAAGGCCAAGGAACAGGGGATTGACTTAAAGGCAGTTGCTTTAGGGCATCGAGATGGCAATGTTATCGTGACAGCACCAACAATCAAAAAAGTCGAGGATTTAAAAGGACAAAGTTTTGCAATTCCTAATAAATACTCTACACATAATATTTTGTTGTACCGCATGTTACAGCAAGCGGGATTAAAGTATGAGGATGTCAATGTGGTAGAACTACCGCCTGCAGAAATGCCAGCTGCGCTTGCAGAAGGTCGTATAGCAGGATATGTAGTAGCAGAGCCATTTGGTGCGATTTCTGTGGCGCTTGAAAAAGGCAAGGTATTATTTCAATCGGAGGAATTATGGCCAAATTCAATCGATTGCGGATTAGTACTTCGCCAAGCATTTATCGAAGAAAATAAAGATATTGCCCAACAATTCGTCAAGGATTATGCCGAGGCTGGAGAGCTGATGAATGAGGGAGGAGACCATGCACATGAGGTAGTGGCTAAATATATTAAAGTTGACAAGGATGTTTTAGATTTATCGTTAAATTGGATTTCGTATCATAACTTGAAAATTGAAGCGGATGCGTATGCCATTTTAAGAGATTCATTAATTGAGATGGGGTTATCCGAAAACCCACCAAGCTATGAGGAATTTGTTGATACAACATTATTGGAAGAATAG
- a CDS encoding polysaccharide deacetylase family protein codes for MKYIRKIIIFFVVLVCFFIATSDEAFAAKATKFYESSNAKGVTVINYHSFGDYKEIANINITEKLFREQLKMLKDNGYTTITEDQLIAYLQGHGRIPEKSVFLTIDDGYESVYKIAYPILKEMGMQATLFVIANDVEVGFRKNVPMANWQQIKEMSDSGIIHIGNHTYDLHWRGKNDTAKHEAMILNQKKNGEPLTNDERRRYIQEDVTKAHQLIEKYTGKAPKSFAYPYGVYDRIAEQAVKEAGYTIDYSTQGGYNLFGQGTVHIKRIDSSNRVSANELKKILQKYLSQAEQQYYHRDIQVEAKVAANKVMLKAWLKSDMNKGKLHAKEARFELYKMVNGERQLQRNFGSYRVAASTNARAMSTEENITNYEAGGYSVKTILIKQDGSKEVFWINFNK; via the coding sequence ATGAAGTACATAAGGAAAATAATAATATTTTTTGTTGTGCTTGTCTGCTTCTTCATAGCTACATCAGATGAGGCTTTTGCAGCAAAGGCGACAAAATTTTACGAATCTAGTAATGCTAAAGGTGTTACGGTCATTAACTATCATTCGTTTGGGGATTATAAGGAAATAGCAAATATTAATATTACAGAAAAGCTCTTTCGTGAGCAACTGAAGATGCTAAAGGATAACGGCTATACAACAATTACGGAGGATCAGCTTATCGCTTATTTACAAGGCCACGGTCGTATCCCAGAGAAATCTGTATTTTTAACGATAGACGATGGCTATGAAAGCGTTTATAAGATAGCGTATCCTATTTTAAAAGAAATGGGTATGCAAGCAACATTATTTGTGATTGCCAATGACGTAGAAGTAGGCTTCAGAAAAAATGTACCAATGGCGAATTGGCAGCAAATTAAGGAAATGTCCGACTCTGGCATTATTCATATCGGCAACCATACATATGACTTACATTGGCGTGGTAAAAATGACACAGCAAAACATGAGGCCATGATACTTAATCAAAAGAAAAATGGAGAGCCCCTTACAAATGACGAGCGTCGACGATACATTCAAGAGGATGTTACAAAGGCGCATCAATTAATCGAAAAATATACAGGGAAAGCACCAAAATCCTTTGCTTACCCATATGGTGTGTATGATCGAATTGCAGAGCAAGCTGTAAAAGAAGCGGGTTATACAATCGATTATTCTACACAAGGTGGTTATAATCTATTTGGTCAAGGAACCGTCCATATTAAACGAATTGACTCTAGCAATCGTGTATCGGCAAATGAATTAAAAAAGATTTTACAAAAATATTTATCACAGGCAGAACAACAATATTATCACCGAGATATTCAAGTAGAGGCAAAAGTTGCAGCAAATAAAGTTATGCTAAAAGCTTGGTTGAAAAGTGATATGAATAAAGGCAAGCTCCATGCTAAAGAAGCGCGTTTTGAGCTTTATAAAATGGTAAATGGAGAACGTCAACTTCAGCGTAACTTTGGCAGTTACAGAGTGGCAGCAAGCACGAATGCACGAGCAATGTCAACAGAAGAAAATATTACAAATTACGAAGCTGGGGGATATTCTGTTAAAACAATTCTTATAAAGCAAGACGGAAGTAAAGAAGTTTTCTGGATTAATTTTAATAAATAG
- the lpdA gene encoding dihydrolipoyl dehydrogenase: MKQFDIAIIGAGPGGYVAAIHAAKSGMKVALVERNKVGGACYNVGCIPSKIMLEHSKLVQEIQRGNDWGIETPALNVNFPRLMQRKNAVIQELLENIEHFIVSNHITFYRGEATVAADLTVTVNQETFLAKDIILATGSKPFVPPFKGLESATYYTTDTFFDIEELPQQLTIIGGGVIAVEMAFSLAPLGTKVRMLNHSEDILQTEEPDARPIIREKMKKLGIELITDFQFEHFNGNEIHTSKGIYTYEHLLFATGRRPNTEIAQQLGLGFDGRLIAVNKHYETSQPHIYAIGDLVGGYQLAHAASAEGIYVVDHILGAKRTLIDQALIPRCVYTQPEIATFGLLEDQVEQAYTVTKLPINTNSKALMEGNEEGFVKLIATKEDGHILGACVVADGATEMLNAILATKNAGGTVKVLADMIFPHPTVSEHIGDAAKAVFGKAIHQ, from the coding sequence GTGAAACAATTTGATATTGCAATTATTGGTGCAGGTCCAGGGGGATACGTTGCAGCCATCCATGCAGCTAAAAGTGGGATGAAAGTAGCTTTAGTAGAGCGTAATAAAGTGGGAGGAGCTTGCTATAATGTTGGCTGTATTCCTTCGAAAATTATGTTAGAACATAGTAAGCTCGTGCAGGAGATACAACGAGGCAATGATTGGGGCATCGAAACGCCAGCTTTGAATGTGAATTTCCCACGCTTAATGCAGCGTAAAAATGCTGTTATCCAAGAGCTTTTAGAAAATATTGAACACTTTATTGTGAGCAATCACATTACATTTTATCGTGGTGAGGCGACGGTTGCTGCCGATTTAACGGTAACGGTTAATCAAGAGACCTTTTTAGCAAAGGACATTATTTTAGCAACTGGTAGTAAGCCATTTGTGCCACCATTTAAAGGGTTAGAAAGCGCAACTTATTATACAACGGATACTTTTTTCGATATAGAAGAACTTCCACAACAGCTAACGATTATCGGTGGTGGTGTTATTGCAGTGGAAATGGCATTTAGCTTGGCACCACTCGGGACGAAAGTAAGAATGTTGAATCATAGTGAAGATATTTTACAGACAGAAGAACCTGATGCTCGACCAATAATTCGAGAAAAGATGAAAAAACTCGGTATTGAACTTATTACCGATTTCCAATTTGAGCATTTTAATGGAAATGAAATTCATACATCTAAAGGCATTTATACATACGAGCACTTATTATTTGCCACGGGGCGTCGCCCAAATACGGAAATTGCCCAGCAGCTTGGACTTGGTTTTGATGGTCGATTAATTGCTGTAAATAAACATTATGAAACGAGTCAACCACATATTTATGCCATAGGCGACTTAGTCGGAGGCTACCAGCTAGCTCATGCTGCTAGTGCAGAGGGTATCTATGTTGTAGACCATATTTTAGGGGCAAAACGCACGTTGATTGACCAAGCACTAATTCCTCGTTGCGTCTATACACAGCCTGAAATTGCGACATTCGGCTTGCTAGAAGATCAAGTTGAACAAGCGTATACAGTGACAAAACTACCTATTAACACGAACTCAAAAGCGTTGATGGAGGGCAATGAAGAAGGTTTTGTTAAGCTTATTGCAACGAAAGAGGATGGACATATTTTAGGAGCGTGTGTGGTAGCTGATGGTGCCACTGAAATGCTCAACGCCATTTTAGCGACGAAAAATGCTGGAGGTACAGTAAAAGTATTGGCAGACATGATATTTCCTCATCCAACAGTATCGGAGCATATTGGTGATGCCGCAAAAGCTGTATTTGGCAAAGCGATACATCAATAA